The following are encoded in a window of Candidatus Sericytochromatia bacterium genomic DNA:
- a CDS encoding dipeptidase yields MNKASSYHERAQALHAAHTVVDAHCDTISLVLDEGLAFLEGDPRSQVDFPRLVTGGIGIQVLACWNEPEHLHHAAFARCMAKVGAFHQLARKGGLRLITRPEDLTGSGPAFVLSMEDAAPCMGSRAHLEALYAAGVRMIGLTWNGRNELADGVGVGPKPGGLTDVGRHLVEAMGELGIVVDLAHVSEASFWDVLEVVEGPLAVSHANAKAVWNHRRNLTDDQIRAIAQRDGVIGVTFVPSFLSGDPASIDDVVRHIDHMVEVGGPRVVGLGSDFDGIAEPPAGLADISCLPALTAALLARGYDETVVQGFLGGNWLRVFRAVWRS; encoded by the coding sequence GTGAACAAAGCTTCATCCTACCACGAGCGCGCGCAGGCCTTGCACGCCGCGCACACCGTCGTCGACGCGCACTGCGACACGATTTCCCTGGTTCTCGACGAGGGGCTGGCCTTCCTGGAAGGGGATCCCCGCAGCCAGGTCGATTTTCCGCGGCTGGTGACAGGCGGCATCGGGATCCAGGTCCTGGCCTGCTGGAATGAGCCTGAGCACCTTCATCACGCCGCCTTCGCGCGCTGCATGGCGAAGGTGGGAGCCTTTCACCAACTCGCGCGCAAGGGCGGCCTGCGCCTGATCACGCGCCCGGAAGACCTGACGGGTTCCGGGCCGGCCTTCGTGTTGTCGATGGAAGACGCCGCCCCTTGCATGGGCAGTCGCGCCCATCTTGAAGCGCTCTATGCCGCCGGCGTGCGCATGATCGGCTTGACCTGGAACGGCCGCAACGAACTGGCCGACGGCGTGGGGGTGGGGCCGAAGCCGGGCGGGTTGACGGACGTGGGGCGCCACCTGGTCGAGGCCATGGGGGAACTGGGCATCGTGGTCGACCTGGCCCACGTGTCGGAGGCCTCCTTCTGGGACGTGCTGGAAGTGGTCGAAGGGCCGTTGGCCGTCTCCCATGCGAACGCCAAGGCGGTCTGGAACCATCGCCGCAACCTCACGGACGATCAGATTCGGGCGATCGCCCAGCGCGATGGCGTGATCGGAGTGACCTTCGTCCCCTCCTTCCTCAGCGGAGATCCAGCCAGCATCGACGATGTGGTCCGCCACATCGACCATATGGTGGAAGTAGGCGGACCACGCGTCGTGGGCCTGGGTTCCGACTTCGACGGCATCGCGGAACCGCCGGCGGGCCTGGCCGACATCAGTTGCTTGCCGGCCCTCACGGCCGCCCTGCTGGCCCGCGGCTACGACGAGACGGTGGTGCAAGGCTTTCTCGGCGGTAACTGGCTGCGGGTCTTTCGTGCCGTCTGGAGATCCTGA
- the coaE gene encoding dephospho-CoA kinase (Dephospho-CoA kinase (CoaE) performs the final step in coenzyme A biosynthesis.), translated as MRIIGLTGGIASGKTAVSDILASLGAAIIDTDMLAREVVQPGQPGLAEVVASFGPEVLQADGQLNRGALAQRVFADEEARQRLNGILHPRIRALTAERLTAARAAGHHAAAVLVVPLLFENGLETTVEESWVVDVPEALQRDRLAHRDGLTAGEVDARLASQMSRAERLARADRVILNTGDRAQLREEVLSTWRAAGLPRPTPCEEGAAH; from the coding sequence ATGCGAATCATTGGCCTGACGGGTGGCATCGCCTCGGGCAAGACTGCCGTCTCGGACATCCTGGCGAGCCTCGGGGCCGCCATCATCGATACCGACATGCTGGCCCGAGAGGTGGTGCAGCCAGGTCAGCCAGGCCTGGCGGAGGTGGTCGCGAGTTTCGGCCCCGAGGTCCTGCAGGCCGATGGGCAGCTCAATCGCGGCGCCCTCGCCCAGCGGGTGTTCGCGGATGAGGAGGCACGACAGCGCCTCAATGGCATCCTGCACCCGCGCATTCGCGCCTTGACGGCGGAACGCCTGACCGCCGCCCGAGCTGCTGGGCACCACGCCGCCGCGGTGCTGGTGGTGCCTTTGTTGTTCGAAAATGGCCTGGAGACCACGGTCGAAGAAAGCTGGGTGGTCGACGTGCCGGAAGCCCTTCAGCGCGATCGCCTGGCTCATCGCGACGGCCTGACGGCGGGAGAGGTGGACGCCCGCCTGGCCAGCCAGATGTCGCGGGCCGAGCGCCTCGCGCGGGCCGACCGCGTCATCCTGAACACCGGCGACCGGGCCCAGCTGCGCGAGGAGGTCCTGTCCACCTGGCGGGCAGCTGGTTTGCCGCGGCCGACTCCGTGCGAGGAAGGCGCAGCCCACTGA
- the tadA gene encoding tRNA adenosine(34) deaminase TadA: MAERHATYMDLAIAEAQQAARVGDVPVGAVLVHAGEVVGRGHNSREHRHDPVGHAEINAIRQAARRLGRWRLTGCVLYVTLEPCPMCAAALVQARLPLLVYGANDAKLGAAGSRYNLVQDPHLHHHVEVIAGVRETQCEVLLRDFFRRHRGDAEGFFPAPDGPG, from the coding sequence ATGGCGGAGCGTCACGCAACCTACATGGACCTGGCGATCGCCGAAGCCCAGCAGGCGGCCCGGGTGGGCGACGTCCCGGTCGGGGCGGTGCTGGTCCATGCGGGCGAGGTGGTCGGACGCGGGCATAACAGCCGGGAACATCGTCACGACCCGGTCGGCCACGCCGAGATCAACGCGATCAGACAGGCCGCCCGCCGGCTGGGGCGCTGGAGACTGACCGGCTGCGTGCTTTACGTGACGCTCGAGCCCTGCCCCATGTGCGCGGCCGCCCTGGTGCAAGCCCGTTTGCCGCTGCTGGTCTACGGGGCCAATGATGCCAAGCTGGGTGCGGCCGGCAGTCGTTACAACCTGGTGCAGGACCCTCACTTGCACCATCACGTCGAGGTGATTGCCGGCGTGCGGGAAACCCAGTGTGAAGTCCTGCTCCGAGACTTTTTTCGGCGCCATCGCGGAGACGCGGAGGGATTCTTTCCTGCGCCCGACGGCCCCGGATAA
- a CDS encoding amino acid ABC transporter ATP-binding protein, with protein MITFERVCKHYGPIQVLHDISVRIEAGQKVVLIGPSGSGKSTMLRCINRLEEVSSGRLMVDGFAIHDPRTDIRAVREEIGMVFQGFHLFPHLSVLDNVTLAPMTVRRTPREAAVDQALALLDKVGMAHKAHVFPTQLSGGQQQRVAIARGLAMKPKVMLFDEPTSALDPEMVQEVLEVMTSLADGSMTMVVVTHEMGFARSVADRLLFLDGGRLVEDRHPAAFFDQPETDRAKQFLNKVLTH; from the coding sequence ATGATCACATTCGAGCGAGTGTGCAAACACTACGGACCGATCCAGGTGCTGCACGACATCTCGGTGCGCATCGAGGCCGGGCAAAAGGTGGTCTTGATCGGGCCCAGTGGTTCCGGCAAAAGCACGATGCTGCGCTGTATCAATCGACTCGAGGAGGTGTCATCCGGACGCCTGATGGTGGACGGGTTCGCCATCCACGACCCCCGCACCGACATTCGGGCCGTGCGGGAGGAGATCGGCATGGTGTTCCAGGGATTCCACCTGTTCCCCCATCTCAGCGTGCTCGACAACGTCACCCTGGCCCCGATGACGGTCCGGCGGACGCCGCGCGAAGCGGCTGTCGATCAGGCCCTGGCGCTGCTGGACAAGGTGGGAATGGCGCACAAGGCGCACGTCTTTCCCACCCAACTCTCAGGCGGACAGCAGCAACGCGTGGCGATCGCCCGGGGCCTGGCCATGAAGCCGAAGGTCATGTTGTTCGATGAACCCACCTCGGCCCTAGACCCCGAAATGGTTCAGGAGGTCCTCGAAGTGATGACCAGCCTGGCCGATGGCAGCATGACCATGGTGGTCGTCACCCACGAGATGGGTTTCGCGCGCAGCGTGGCGGACCGCCTGCTTTTCCTTGACGGCGGGCGCCTGGTGGAGGACCGCCATCCGGCGGCCTTCTTCGACCAACCCGAAACCGATCGTGCCAAGCAATTCCTCAACAAAGTGCTGACGCACTGA
- a CDS encoding 7-cyano-7-deazaguanine synthase, whose product MFTNGGAPVGVPPLGRWPTACPFSESQALALGWDGRLASVVTRAYLAHGGRATRLFVPRQHASLLLPDAWSEVVWLEAAADWHHPAAWGALLQAVQAEGLRAIVLPAFRDASVSGDLWHAAAEAMQRYDCELWVPMLHLGPQDLARLGDWLGVDWRSTPACEQGQACGECAGCQERRKLRAALGSG is encoded by the coding sequence GTGTTCACGAACGGTGGGGCTCCCGTCGGCGTTCCGCCGCTGGGGCGTTGGCCAACTGCCTGCCCATTTTCAGAATCGCAAGCATTGGCGCTGGGTTGGGACGGTCGACTGGCGTCGGTGGTGACGCGCGCCTACCTGGCGCATGGGGGACGCGCGACCAGGCTGTTCGTGCCGCGGCAGCACGCCAGCCTCCTGCTGCCTGACGCGTGGTCGGAGGTGGTCTGGCTGGAGGCTGCTGCTGACTGGCATCATCCCGCGGCCTGGGGGGCGCTGCTGCAAGCGGTTCAGGCCGAGGGCTTGCGTGCGATCGTCTTGCCGGCGTTCCGGGACGCGAGCGTCTCAGGCGACTTGTGGCACGCGGCGGCGGAGGCGATGCAGCGCTACGATTGCGAACTCTGGGTGCCCATGTTGCACCTGGGGCCCCAAGATCTGGCCCGTCTGGGCGACTGGCTGGGCGTCGACTGGCGCTCGACGCCTGCGTGTGAGCAAGGGCAGGCCTGTGGCGAATGTGCAGGATGCCAGGAACGACGCAAGTTGAGGGCCGCCCTGGGCAGCGGCTGA
- a CDS encoding adenylosuccinate synthase — protein MATVVVVGAQWGDEGKGKVIDLLAARADMVVRAQGGNNAGHTVVADGRTYKLHLVPSGILYPAVDCVIGAGVVVDPAALLLELQELEASGVSLAKLQIARAAHVTMPYHRVLDLAEERRRGKAAIGTTGRGIGPTYTDKVNRSGIRLLDLLNAARFRARLADILPLKNAILTQVYGESPLDEAAIVQEYLAYGQRLSPFLCDVAPRVAEAADAGRAVLCEGAQGTMLDLDAGTYPFVTSSYPVAAGACLGTGLGPTSVDRVLGVAKAYTTRVGAGPFPTELHDADGDKLRREGAEFGTTTGRARRCGWLDTVVLRHAVRVNGLDSLAVTKLDVLDHFSTLKICVAYRLRGERLLEMPDSADDLAACEPEYEEWPGWNCPTAGVRRREDLPAAAQAYLARIETLVGRPIVMVGVGPEREATMVEECPLRGARRRLAAF, from the coding sequence GTGGCAACCGTGGTGGTCGTGGGCGCTCAGTGGGGCGACGAGGGCAAAGGGAAGGTCATCGACCTGCTGGCCGCGCGGGCCGACATGGTGGTGCGCGCCCAAGGCGGTAACAATGCGGGGCATACGGTGGTGGCCGATGGCCGCACCTACAAGCTTCACCTCGTGCCGTCTGGCATCCTCTACCCGGCAGTCGATTGCGTGATCGGCGCTGGGGTGGTGGTGGACCCGGCCGCCTTGCTGTTGGAGTTGCAGGAACTGGAGGCCAGCGGGGTCTCGCTCGCCAAGCTCCAGATTGCGCGCGCGGCTCACGTCACGATGCCCTACCACCGGGTGCTCGATCTGGCGGAGGAACGGCGGCGAGGCAAGGCGGCGATCGGCACGACCGGTCGTGGTATCGGTCCGACCTATACGGACAAGGTCAACCGCTCCGGGATCCGCTTGCTCGACTTGCTGAACGCGGCGCGTTTCCGGGCCCGCCTCGCCGACATCCTGCCCTTGAAGAATGCAATCCTGACCCAGGTCTACGGAGAGTCGCCGCTGGACGAAGCGGCCATCGTGCAGGAATACCTCGCCTACGGGCAACGCCTGTCCCCCTTTCTGTGCGACGTGGCGCCGCGCGTGGCTGAAGCGGCCGATGCCGGGCGCGCGGTGCTCTGCGAGGGAGCGCAGGGCACGATGCTGGATCTCGATGCCGGCACGTATCCCTTCGTCACCTCCTCGTATCCCGTGGCCGCCGGGGCGTGCCTGGGAACGGGGCTGGGCCCGACCTCGGTGGACCGGGTGCTGGGGGTGGCCAAGGCCTACACGACGCGGGTGGGGGCAGGCCCTTTCCCGACCGAACTCCACGACGCGGATGGCGACAAGTTACGCCGTGAGGGGGCGGAGTTCGGCACCACGACCGGGCGGGCCAGGCGCTGTGGTTGGCTTGATACGGTGGTCCTGCGGCATGCCGTGCGGGTCAACGGGCTGGACAGTCTGGCCGTCACCAAACTGGATGTGCTGGACCATTTTTCGACCTTGAAGATCTGCGTGGCCTATCGGCTGCGGGGGGAGCGCCTCCTGGAAATGCCTGATTCCGCTGACGACCTGGCCGCCTGTGAGCCGGAGTATGAGGAATGGCCGGGCTGGAACTGCCCGACCGCGGGCGTGCGCCGCCGGGAGGATCTGCCTGCAGCCGCGCAGGCTTACCTGGCGAGGATTGAAACCCTGGTGGGGCGGCCCATCGTCATGGTGGGCGTCGGGCCGGAGCGAGAGGCCACCATGGTGGAAGAGTGTCCGCTTCGCGGCGCACGTCGCCGATTGGCCGCCTTCTGA
- a CDS encoding EF-hand domain-containing protein, producing MRPSTFRSKRSICLVAFVSVLALSGCGVQPTSLAVDRSAAIAEAEATNTLMKGLARIHQAIFAKLDKDANKAIDEYEAGPNLTMDDFRKADRNRNGKLTFSEFKSYATTHLFFFRDTPKAFTERVRGALKRAFDRLDHSPRDGMLANRELSNRDLQRLGLSFEYARLGITVKVAKVSDAAFTAADKVADGKLGQAEFEDLYVECVIEALGGTPGGGSAPPAEDPNVPPVPPAPPAEDPALAPGEPPVAPPAPPAAPVPAPPGKKRP from the coding sequence ATGCGCCCGTCCACTTTCCGGTCCAAGCGCTCCATTTGCCTGGTGGCGTTCGTGTCCGTTCTTGCCTTGAGCGGGTGCGGTGTTCAGCCCACGTCGCTGGCGGTCGACCGCTCGGCGGCGATCGCCGAGGCGGAAGCCACCAACACGCTGATGAAGGGGCTGGCGCGCATCCACCAGGCCATCTTTGCCAAACTCGACAAGGATGCCAACAAGGCCATCGACGAGTACGAGGCTGGCCCCAACCTCACGATGGATGACTTCCGCAAGGCCGACCGGAACCGCAACGGCAAGCTGACGTTCAGCGAATTCAAGTCTTACGCCACCACCCACCTGTTCTTCTTCCGTGATACGCCCAAGGCCTTCACCGAGCGGGTGCGGGGGGCGCTCAAGCGCGCCTTCGATCGGCTGGACCACTCGCCACGCGATGGCATGTTGGCCAATCGCGAGCTGAGCAACCGCGACCTGCAGCGTCTGGGCCTCAGCTTTGAGTATGCCCGTCTGGGCATCACGGTGAAGGTGGCCAAAGTTTCGGACGCGGCCTTCACCGCTGCCGACAAGGTGGCCGATGGCAAGCTGGGCCAGGCCGAGTTCGAAGACCTCTACGTCGAGTGCGTGATCGAGGCGCTCGGAGGAACGCCTGGCGGTGGTTCGGCCCCGCCCGCCGAAGACCCCAATGTGCCCCCCGTGCCGCCCGCGCCGCCGGCTGAGGACCCGGCCTTGGCCCCTGGTGAGCCGCCCGTTGCGCCGCCTGCGCCACCGGCCGCCCCCGTGCCGGCGCCTCCGGGCAAGAAGCGCCCCTGA
- a CDS encoding MFS transporter, producing MSHPIRLLGSRRFAPLFWAQFLGSFNDNVLKQALVIMVTFQGITVWGIAPEQMGTFATALLVLPYFLFSSLAGQLADKYPKTLLIQRFKLAEVFLMAFASAGFILGIPAMLLTVLFLIGTQATFFGPLKYSALPQYLKEEELVTGNALVEGGTNLSILLGGVAGGLLIAWRAPVAGTAIASGSAALAVILLLLSLLGWAYTRWLPTVASEAPDLKVDWNPITTTWRICASVAADKGLWNSILGISWLWTFGFAFLGLMTPWVKDSLHANEAVATFFLALFSVGVGVGSLLCERLSFNKLELGLVPLGSLGVSLFTLDLAFASSTSAALAQTLTVPQGISQLLAQPANWRVVADLFLISVFAGFFLVPLYTALQLWSKPAERSRVIATNNIVNALFIVLYAPIQIVLIGMTNGQALPGTQTVLPLTIPHLFVMLALMNAAVAIYIYRLIPEFTLRFIGYLLTRAAYRLKVEGIQHVPEEGGALLTCNHVTFIDWLFIGAAVRRPIHFVMWAGFAKHPLMKALVRDAKIIPIYPSKEDPETLAKAMDQIAADLAAGDLVCIFPEGKLTPDGQLCEFRTGVERIVARTPVPVVPMALLGLWGSYFSYVDGTALARPFRRGIWSPVTLRVAPPVAPEQVRASELRETIAELLGEAERIAVVPEEAATASEMPSSGSP from the coding sequence ATGTCACATCCGATTCGCCTGCTGGGCTCCCGCCGCTTTGCGCCTCTGTTCTGGGCTCAGTTTCTGGGCTCGTTCAACGACAATGTCCTCAAGCAAGCCTTGGTCATCATGGTGACCTTCCAGGGCATCACGGTTTGGGGCATTGCCCCGGAGCAGATGGGCACCTTCGCCACCGCTCTGCTGGTCCTGCCTTACTTCCTGTTCTCTTCCCTGGCCGGCCAGCTGGCGGACAAGTATCCCAAGACCCTCCTGATTCAGCGATTCAAGCTGGCAGAGGTGTTCTTGATGGCATTCGCCTCGGCCGGGTTCATCCTTGGGATCCCAGCCATGTTGCTGACGGTGCTGTTCCTGATCGGCACCCAGGCCACCTTTTTTGGCCCGCTCAAGTACAGCGCGTTGCCGCAGTACCTCAAAGAGGAGGAACTGGTCACCGGCAATGCCCTGGTGGAAGGGGGCACCAACCTGTCGATCTTGCTCGGTGGGGTGGCCGGTGGGTTGCTGATCGCGTGGCGGGCCCCGGTGGCGGGTACGGCGATCGCCTCCGGCAGCGCGGCCCTCGCCGTCATCCTGTTGCTGCTCTCGCTGCTGGGCTGGGCCTACACCCGCTGGCTGCCCACCGTCGCGTCGGAGGCGCCTGACCTGAAGGTCGACTGGAACCCGATCACCACCACCTGGCGGATCTGCGCCTCGGTGGCTGCTGACAAGGGCCTCTGGAACTCGATCCTGGGGATTTCCTGGCTGTGGACGTTCGGCTTTGCCTTCCTGGGACTGATGACGCCGTGGGTCAAGGATTCCCTGCACGCCAACGAGGCCGTGGCCACCTTTTTCCTGGCCCTGTTTTCGGTCGGCGTCGGGGTCGGCTCGCTGCTGTGCGAGCGGTTGTCCTTCAACAAGCTCGAACTGGGCCTCGTGCCCCTGGGCTCGCTTGGCGTCAGCCTGTTCACGCTGGATCTGGCCTTCGCGTCATCCACCTCGGCGGCGCTGGCGCAGACGCTGACGGTGCCGCAGGGCATCTCCCAGTTGCTCGCGCAGCCGGCCAACTGGCGCGTGGTGGCCGACCTCTTCCTGATTTCCGTCTTTGCGGGCTTCTTTCTGGTGCCGCTCTACACGGCCCTGCAGCTCTGGTCCAAACCGGCTGAACGTTCGCGGGTGATTGCCACCAACAACATCGTCAATGCCCTGTTCATCGTGCTCTACGCGCCAATTCAGATCGTGCTGATTGGGATGACCAACGGGCAGGCGCTCCCTGGGACGCAAACCGTTCTGCCACTGACGATTCCCCACCTGTTCGTGATGCTGGCGCTGATGAATGCCGCCGTGGCCATTTACATCTACCGCCTGATCCCGGAATTCACCTTGCGCTTCATCGGCTACCTGCTCACCCGCGCGGCCTATCGCCTGAAGGTTGAAGGGATCCAACACGTGCCGGAGGAGGGGGGCGCCCTGCTCACCTGCAACCACGTCACCTTCATCGATTGGCTCTTCATCGGGGCCGCCGTGCGCCGGCCGATCCACTTCGTCATGTGGGCCGGTTTCGCCAAGCATCCGCTGATGAAGGCGCTGGTGCGCGACGCCAAGATCATTCCCATCTATCCGTCCAAGGAGGACCCCGAGACGTTGGCCAAGGCCATGGACCAGATTGCCGCGGATCTGGCGGCGGGCGATCTGGTCTGCATCTTTCCGGAGGGCAAACTGACGCCCGATGGTCAGCTGTGTGAATTCCGCACCGGGGTCGAACGCATCGTGGCGCGCACCCCGGTCCCGGTGGTGCCGATGGCTCTGCTGGGCCTGTGGGGCAGCTATTTCAGCTACGTGGACGGTACCGCGCTGGCGCGTCCCTTTCGGCGCGGCATCTGGTCGCCCGTGACCCTGCGCGTGGCCCCTCCCGTTGCTCCGGAGCAAGTCCGGGCCAGCGAATTGCGCGAGACGATCGCCGAGCTGCTCGGGGAAGCCGAGCGCATCGCGGTGGTTCCGGAGGAAGCCGCCACGGCCTCCGAGATGCCGAGTTCCGGGAGCCCCTGA
- a CDS encoding RluA family pseudouridine synthase has product MTLRPHAAVPQPLELPVRYLDDDLVVVVKPAGMATHPGPGWWQGSCVNALLFHIPTWPGVGGVAGPGIVHRLDVETSGLLLFARSQRAHRPLLETVAQRRMRRGYLAWVEGQVDDAGWVEAPLGRDDHDTQRVVVRSDGKAALTHYAPLCQREGRSLLRLQLETGRTHQIRVHMAHRGWPVVGDRRYGTAGPVMALHAGFLALAHPITGEPLQWIEGPPATWDPWGELPDPAWCWPA; this is encoded by the coding sequence ATGACGCTCCGTCCCCATGCGGCCGTGCCGCAGCCGCTGGAGCTGCCGGTCCGCTACCTGGACGACGATCTGGTGGTGGTCGTCAAACCGGCCGGCATGGCGACCCATCCAGGTCCGGGTTGGTGGCAAGGGAGCTGCGTGAATGCCCTGTTGTTTCACATCCCGACCTGGCCTGGGGTCGGAGGCGTGGCCGGGCCTGGCATTGTCCATCGACTGGATGTGGAAACGAGCGGCCTGTTGCTGTTCGCCCGCAGTCAGCGGGCGCATCGTCCCTTGCTGGAGACGGTGGCCCAGCGGCGCATGAGGCGTGGCTATCTGGCCTGGGTGGAGGGACAGGTCGACGACGCGGGCTGGGTGGAGGCGCCGCTGGGGCGAGACGATCATGACACGCAACGGGTGGTGGTTCGCTCGGATGGCAAAGCGGCGCTCACGCACTATGCCCCGCTGTGTCAGCGGGAGGGGCGCAGCCTGTTGCGCTTGCAGCTGGAAACGGGCCGAACGCATCAGATTCGCGTTCACATGGCGCATCGCGGCTGGCCGGTCGTGGGCGATCGCCGCTACGGCACGGCGGGGCCGGTCATGGCCTTGCACGCTGGATTCCTGGCGCTGGCGCACCCCATCACCGGCGAGCCGTTGCAGTGGATCGAGGGGCCACCCGCGACCTGGGACCCCTGGGGGGAACTTCCGGATCCGGCCTGGTGCTGGCCTGCCTGA
- a CDS encoding glutamine--tRNA ligase/YqeY domain fusion protein produces the protein MSSASETTASERTPKDFIRETVEADLAGGKHREVVVRFPPEPNGYLHIGHAKSICLNFGIAQDYGGRCHLRFDDTNPAKEETEYVDAIQTDVKWLGFDWNDHLYFASDYFGKLYDFAVELISKGLAYVDSQTPEEMRANRGTLTEPGHNSPYRDRSVAENLDLFRRMRDGEFADGAHVLRAKIDMASPNLNMRDPALYRIKRTHHHRTGDAWCLYPMYDYTHPISDALEGITHSICTLEFEDHRPLYDWVLDHISIDTHPQQIEFARLNITHTVMSKRKLLELVTTQRVSGWDDPRMPTIAGLRRRGYTPRGIRNFCSAIGVTKANGVVEYGLLEHFVREDLNQTARRTMVVLKPLKVVIENYPEGQVEYLEGENNPEDASAGSRQLPFSRELYVEQDDFREEAPKKWFRLSPGKEVRLKHAYYITCREVIKDATGEVVELRCTYDPQSRGGTPDNRVVKGTLHWVSAAHAVPVEVRNYEALFAVASPSGDLDNELNPNSLEVLQGCLAEPALAGAQPGERYQFLRMGYYCVDRDSAPGKLVFNRTATLKDAWARMEKREGQPG, from the coding sequence GTGTCATCCGCCTCCGAGACCACTGCCAGCGAACGCACCCCCAAGGACTTCATCCGTGAAACCGTCGAAGCGGACCTGGCCGGCGGCAAGCACCGAGAAGTCGTGGTGCGGTTCCCGCCCGAACCGAATGGCTACTTGCACATCGGGCATGCCAAGTCGATCTGCCTGAATTTCGGCATCGCGCAGGACTACGGCGGACGATGCCATCTGCGGTTCGACGATACGAATCCGGCCAAGGAAGAAACAGAGTACGTCGACGCGATCCAGACCGACGTCAAATGGCTGGGATTCGACTGGAATGACCATCTTTACTTCGCCAGCGACTACTTCGGCAAGCTCTACGACTTCGCGGTGGAACTGATCAGCAAGGGTCTGGCCTACGTCGATAGCCAGACGCCGGAAGAGATGCGGGCCAATCGGGGCACCCTGACCGAACCGGGTCACAACAGCCCGTATCGCGATCGCAGCGTGGCGGAGAACCTGGACCTGTTCCGGCGCATGCGCGACGGCGAATTTGCCGATGGGGCGCATGTCCTCCGGGCCAAGATTGACATGGCCTCACCGAATCTCAACATGCGGGATCCCGCGCTGTACCGCATCAAGCGCACGCACCATCACCGGACAGGGGACGCCTGGTGCCTGTATCCGATGTACGATTACACCCACCCGATCTCGGACGCCCTGGAAGGCATTACCCATTCCATCTGCACGCTGGAGTTCGAGGACCACCGCCCGCTTTACGATTGGGTTCTCGACCACATCTCGATCGACACCCATCCGCAGCAGATCGAATTCGCGCGCCTGAACATCACCCACACCGTCATGAGCAAGCGCAAGCTGCTCGAACTGGTGACCACGCAGCGGGTCAGTGGCTGGGATGACCCACGGATGCCCACGATTGCTGGGCTGCGTCGTCGGGGCTACACCCCGCGCGGCATCCGCAATTTCTGCTCAGCGATCGGCGTGACCAAGGCCAATGGCGTGGTGGAGTACGGCCTGCTGGAGCATTTCGTGCGGGAAGACCTCAACCAGACCGCCCGCCGCACCATGGTCGTGCTGAAACCGCTCAAGGTCGTGATTGAGAATTATCCGGAAGGCCAGGTGGAATACCTGGAGGGCGAGAACAATCCGGAAGACGCCAGCGCCGGCAGCCGCCAGCTCCCTTTCTCGCGGGAGCTGTACGTCGAGCAGGACGACTTCCGCGAGGAAGCACCGAAAAAGTGGTTCCGGCTCTCCCCGGGCAAGGAAGTCCGCCTGAAGCACGCGTACTACATCACCTGCCGCGAGGTGATCAAGGACGCAACGGGCGAGGTGGTGGAGTTGCGCTGCACCTACGATCCCCAGAGCCGCGGCGGCACGCCCGACAATCGCGTGGTGAAAGGCACCTTGCACTGGGTCTCGGCGGCCCACGCCGTGCCGGTCGAGGTGCGAAATTACGAGGCCCTGTTCGCTGTGGCCTCGCCTTCCGGAGATCTCGACAACGAGCTCAACCCGAACTCGCTGGAAGTTCTGCAGGGCTGCCTGGCCGAACCTGCGTTGGCCGGAGCCCAGCCGGGCGAACGCTACCAGTTCCTGCGGATGGGCTATTACTGCGTCGACCGCGACTCCGCGCCGGGCAAGCTGGTCTTCAACCGCACCGCCACCTTGAAGGATGCGTGGGCCCGCATGGAGAAGCGTGAGGGGCAGCCGGGCTGA
- a CDS encoding methyltransferase domain-containing protein, whose translation MVESRVTEARQAAFWQARYEAEDAPWDLGQPAPALLTWLKTHPGDQRRVLVPGCGRGHDALALAEAGYTVVAVDFAASALDALRQASAAKGLSVSVHEADLFDLDPARVGQFDLWFEHTCFCAIDPAERSRYVAQAARLLSPDGQLIGVFFTHGEAGGPPFDSRPEEIQRLFAQDFVQHELVTTPHSVPKRRGKETWGHFTRRRPDGHHR comes from the coding sequence ATGGTGGAATCTCGGGTGACCGAAGCCAGGCAAGCCGCGTTCTGGCAAGCCCGTTACGAGGCGGAGGACGCGCCGTGGGACCTGGGGCAGCCTGCCCCGGCCCTGCTGACCTGGCTGAAAACCCACCCGGGTGACCAGCGACGCGTGCTGGTGCCTGGCTGCGGTCGGGGGCACGATGCGCTGGCGCTCGCGGAGGCGGGCTACACCGTCGTGGCCGTGGACTTCGCCGCCAGCGCCCTGGACGCCTTGCGCCAGGCCAGCGCGGCGAAAGGCCTGTCGGTGTCCGTGCACGAGGCCGACCTTTTTGACCTGGACCCCGCCCGAGTGGGCCAGTTCGACCTGTGGTTCGAACATACCTGTTTTTGTGCCATCGATCCCGCCGAGCGGTCGCGTTATGTGGCCCAGGCCGCGAGGCTGTTGAGTCCCGACGGCCAGCTGATCGGGGTATTTTTCACCCACGGTGAGGCGGGTGGTCCGCCGTTTGACAGCCGCCCTGAGGAAATCCAACGCCTGTTTGCCCAGGACTTCGTTCAGCACGAACTCGTGACGACCCCGCATTCCGTGCCGAAACGACGCGGCAAGGAGACCTGGGGGCATTTCACCCGAAGGAGGCCCGATGGACACCACCGGTGA